A region of Natribaculum luteum DNA encodes the following proteins:
- a CDS encoding DUF192 domain-containing protein, protein MRPSAFTLVLVLSVALAGCSQPIVGDDPPNDTDGAADVTNSTDENATATFVTDEGNATVSLEVADTSEERTRGLMYRESLPDDHGMVFVYDDADDRSFWMKNTYVPLDMIFVAPNGTVLNVEHAEPEPNTSTADLESYESDGPAQYVVELERGFANRTGVDAGAEIVFHDDLRDR, encoded by the coding sequence ATGCGACCGTCCGCGTTCACGCTCGTGCTCGTACTCTCTGTCGCGCTCGCCGGCTGTAGTCAGCCAATCGTCGGCGACGACCCGCCGAACGATACCGACGGCGCGGCGGACGTCACCAACTCGACCGACGAGAACGCCACCGCCACGTTCGTCACCGACGAGGGCAACGCCACCGTCTCCCTCGAGGTCGCCGACACGAGCGAGGAGCGCACGCGGGGGCTGATGTACCGCGAGTCGCTGCCCGACGACCACGGTATGGTGTTCGTCTACGACGACGCCGACGACCGGTCGTTCTGGATGAAAAACACGTACGTCCCGCTCGACATGATCTTCGTCGCGCCCAACGGGACGGTGCTGAACGTCGAACACGCGGAGCCAGAACCCAATACCTCGACAGCGGATCTCGAGAGCTACGAAAGCGACGGGCCCGCTCAGTACGTCGTCGAACTCGAGCGGGGATTCGCCAATCGAACGGGCGTCGACGCCGGGGCGGAGATCGTCTTCCACGACGACCTCCGCGATCGCTGA
- a CDS encoding SagB/ThcOx family dehydrogenase codes for MAPPEVGALEYHERTKHSPQSVRTSGHRLDFDNKPTPYKVYEALSTRSLSESVRPPQQSALTAVAEPAPDGDPTVVPDRETLATLCYYAAGITKRIDVRGGTRLFRAASATGALYHVDLYVVCGDLEDETVAEGVDLEAGVYHFDPRTLSLDVLREGDYRGVLADASAHDGVAAAPLSIVATSTWWRNAWKYRERTYRHAFWDSGTILANLLAVAHALDLRAEVVTGFADAPVVDLLGIDPEREAPLELVAIGAGSGVPDPPSVAPIDPRTAPLSPNEKTFPLIHEAWSASVLADGRSADRWRTDRPAESIGTRGGDDGERIPLDPVDHETASSRPLHATIRRRGSCREYRREPISFRKLSTVLDRAVRGVPMDVRREDDPPLSFAEPYLVVNAVSGLESGAYRYHPAEGELELLGRDEFRQEAGHLALDQRLGADAAVCVYFLTDLESVVDAFGDRGYRVAQLEAALTAGRLYLATYAHRTLGGTGLTFYDDAVTDFFASQVDRTSASQPSSQFDRDAFARTPMFLYTMGRPANVT; via the coding sequence ATGGCCCCACCAGAGGTCGGTGCGCTCGAGTACCACGAGCGGACGAAACACTCCCCACAGAGCGTGCGCACGAGCGGACACCGACTGGACTTCGACAACAAGCCGACACCGTACAAGGTCTACGAAGCGCTCTCGACGCGCTCGCTGTCCGAGTCGGTTCGACCGCCCCAGCAGTCCGCGCTGACCGCGGTCGCCGAACCGGCCCCCGACGGCGACCCGACGGTCGTTCCCGATCGCGAGACGCTCGCGACCCTCTGTTACTACGCAGCCGGAATCACGAAACGGATCGACGTCCGCGGCGGCACTCGCCTGTTCCGTGCCGCATCGGCGACGGGCGCGCTCTACCACGTCGACCTCTACGTCGTCTGTGGTGACCTCGAGGACGAGACGGTCGCCGAGGGTGTCGACCTCGAGGCCGGCGTCTACCACTTCGATCCCCGTACCCTCTCGCTCGACGTGCTCCGGGAGGGCGATTACCGCGGCGTGCTCGCCGACGCGAGCGCACACGACGGCGTCGCCGCGGCCCCGCTGTCGATCGTCGCGACCTCGACGTGGTGGCGAAACGCCTGGAAGTACCGGGAGCGAACCTATCGCCACGCCTTCTGGGACTCCGGGACGATTCTGGCGAACCTGCTCGCCGTCGCCCACGCGCTCGACCTGCGCGCCGAGGTCGTGACCGGCTTCGCCGACGCTCCTGTCGTCGACCTGCTGGGGATCGACCCCGAACGGGAAGCACCCCTCGAACTCGTCGCGATCGGGGCCGGGAGCGGCGTACCCGACCCGCCGTCGGTCGCGCCGATCGATCCGCGAACGGCACCCCTCTCGCCGAACGAGAAGACGTTCCCGCTGATCCACGAGGCGTGGTCGGCGAGCGTGCTCGCGGACGGCCGGTCGGCGGATCGATGGCGAACCGACCGGCCGGCGGAGTCGATCGGGACCCGCGGGGGAGACGACGGCGAGCGGATTCCCCTCGACCCGGTCGACCACGAGACGGCCTCGAGTCGGCCGCTCCACGCGACGATCCGCCGTCGCGGCTCCTGTCGCGAGTACCGGCGCGAGCCGATCAGTTTCCGCAAACTGTCGACGGTGCTCGATCGGGCCGTCCGCGGCGTTCCGATGGACGTCAGGCGCGAGGACGACCCGCCGCTCTCGTTCGCCGAACCCTACCTCGTCGTCAACGCCGTCTCGGGCCTCGAGTCGGGGGCCTACCGGTACCACCCTGCCGAGGGCGAACTCGAGCTCCTGGGCCGGGACGAGTTTCGCCAGGAGGCAGGCCACCTCGCGCTCGACCAGCGCCTCGGTGCCGACGCGGCCGTCTGCGTCTACTTCCTGACCGACCTCGAGTCGGTCGTCGACGCGTTCGGCGATCGCGGCTACCGGGTCGCCCAGCTCGAGGCGGCGCTGACGGCGGGCCGGCTCTACCTCGCGACCTACGCCCACCGGACGCTCGGTGGGACGGGCCTGACGTTCTACGACGATGCCGTCACGGACTTTTTCGCATCACAGGTAGACCGGACGTCGGCGTCGCAACCGTCGTCCCAGTTCGACCGCGATGCGTTCGCTCGGACCCCGATGTTTCTATATACGATGGGCCGGCCAGCCAACGTGACGTGA